CACGGTGGCCCAGGTGACCCCGGCCGGGCCGGCCGAGCAGGCCGGGATCGCGGTCGGGGACCAGCTGTTGCGGATCGACGGCACCCCCGCCGACCGGCTGCCGGTCACCGAGGTGGTGGCCGGGCTGCGCGGCGCGGCCGGTTCGACGGTCGCGCTGGCGCTGCGCGGACCCGGCGGCGAGGAGCGTGAACTCACCCTGCGGCGGGCCGAACTGGCGGCCCGTGACGTGACGGTGGACCACCCGCGGGCCGGGGTGGTCCGGATCGCGGTGCACGGCTTCACCGCCGGGGTGGCCGAGCAGGTCAGGACGGCCGTCCAGGGCGCCCGCGGGGTGCTGCTCGACCTGCGCGGCAACTCCGGCGGGCTGGTCGACGAGGCCGCCGCCACCGCCGCGCTGTTCCTGGACGGCGGCCCGGTCGGCTCGTACCTGGAGCACGGCGAGCGGCGCCAACTCACCGCCGCACCCGGCGGCGACACCGGCACCCCGCTGGTGGTGCTGGTGGACGGCGGCACCATGAGCGCCGCCGAACTGCTGGCCGGAGCGCTCCAGGACCGCAGCCGCGCCGTCCTGGTCGGCTCCCGGACCTTCGGCAAGGGCACCGTCCAGCAGCCCAGCCGGCTGGCCGACGGCGCCGTGCTCGAACTGACGGTGGGCCGGTACTTCACCCCGGCCGGCCGCTCCCCGGACGGCACCGGCCTGACCCCCGACGTCCCCCGCCCGGCCGGCGCCACCCCCACCGACACCCTCCGGCTCGCCGACACCGTGCTCTCCGGCCTCGGCCGTAAGTAACCCCCAGGCTCGGCCGTGTCGGAGCGTGTGACTACCATGACCGAACGCCACGACGGGTGGCCACGCGCTGGGGGGCGAAGAAGTGACATCTGATTTCCGCGTCGACGTGGGGCAGCTGGACCAGCTGGCACGTCAACTGGGCGAGAGCACCGGCGCTATGGGCGCCGCCATGCGCGCGATGGAGACCACCGGGCCGAAGACCACCGGCAGCAAGCGGCTCGACCACGCCTGCGACGACTTCCAGGAGAAGTGGGAGTACGGCCTCAAGCAGCTGACCCAGACCGTCCAGGCCGTCACCAAGGGCCTGGACCAGACCGTCGCCGCGTACCGGCAGACCGAGGCCGCGCTGACGGCCGTGTACCAGGGCGCTTCGGCGAGCTGAGGGAGCACCATGTTCGAACGTGACTTCCCCGCGCTGGGGTTCGACCCCGCGCCCGGCGACCCGGGCCGGATCGACGCCCTGGTGCTGCAGCTCACCACCTCCGCCAAGTACCTGGAGGACGCGCACGCGACGCTGACCCGGGCCGTCTCCGGCGACGCCGGGTGGCAGGGTGACGCGGCGTCGGGTTTCGCCGCGAAGATCCAACCGCTGCCCCGGCAGCTGGAGATCGCCCGGCAGTCCTTCGACCGGGCCGCCCGGGAGCTGGACCGCTGGGGCGCCGACCTGGCGGGCCTGAAGTCCAAGGCCCACGCGTACGAGGACTCGGCCCAGGCGGCCAAGGCCCGGCTGAAGCGGGCCAAGGACAACCCCGACCTCGACCTGGCCAACGTGCTGTTCACCGACGGCGACCAACTGGCTGACGCCGAACGGCGGCTGGCCGCCGCGGCCCACGAGGTGGACAGCGCCGAGGACGAACTCGCCGGCCTGCGGCGGCAGGCCGCCGAGCTCTCGGCCCTGCACGAGGACCTCTCCGAGAAGTGCGCGGCAGCCCTGCGGGCGGCCGCCGAGGAGGCCCCGGACGGCCCCGGGCTGCTGGCCCGGCTCGGCGAGTCCATCGAGCAGGTCGCCATGCTGCAGATCAAGGCCGGCCAGGAGGTGGTGAAGTTCGTCCAGGACCACGCCAACTCCATCGCGGCGGTCGGCGACGTGCTCTCGAGCGTCAGCGCGGTCACCGGGCTCGTCGGGGCGGGCCTGGACGCCATCCCGGGCGGCGCGATCGTCGGCGGGCCGTTGGGAGTGATCTCGGGTGTCACCGGGCTCGGCGCGTTCGGCCTGCACGGGGTGGCCAAGGCCGGTGGCGCGGACGTCTCGTGGGGGAAGCTCGGCGAGGACGCGCTCAGCAGCCTGACCTTCGGGGTCGGCAGGGCCGCGGAGGCAGGCGGGCAGGTGTCGGCGGGGGTGGTGGCCGTCGCCGTCGGGGCCAAGCCCGCGTCGGACGGTATCGGCGCGATCCTCGACTTCAAGGAGCTGCTGGGCGGAGCCGAGACGCTCGAGTACTTCGTGCCGCAGAACAACCGGCAGAAGGCCGAGCTCGGATTCGGGCTGATGCCCGTGGTCGGGACGGGCATGCTGCTCGCCCCCGCTTTCGAGAACGCCTGGAACGCGGGCGCCGAGAAGGACCGCCAGGCCGCCGCCGAGAGGGGATCACGATGAGTCACGCCGAAAAGGTGCCGGCCCTCGCCGACGGGCGCCCCGAGTTCTCGATCACGTACACCGCGGGGGTGCCGGGGGATGTGGTCTGGGTGGCGCACCTCTACGGCTACGCACTCGCGGGCATGTCGGCCGGGGACAGTTCGACGAGCATTCGGTTCGTCCGCGACGACAGCCCGCCGGCCCGCCGCCGGGCGGCGTACATGTGGAACCCACAGGCGGACCCGTCCTTCGCGCCGCCGTTCAGCTGGCGGACGGACACTCCCTTCGGCTTCAACCCGCCCGGCTGGCACCCGGCGGTACGGATCTCGGGGATGACGCCGCAGGACGCCAAGGACGTGCAGATGCTGGCGGGCCTGACGCGCGCGTCCAGGTTCAGTGTCCTGGCGATCGTGCTGATCTTCGGAGGGGGTCTGGCCTGGGCCCTGCTCAAGTCGACCGACAACTGGGAGTGGAAGACCGCGCTCGCGCTCGGTCTGTGCGCCCTGTTCGTCGCGCTCCGCACGTTCGGCTACCGGACTTCCCACCGGGCAGCGGCTGCCCGCGCTCAGAAGAAGTGGGGGCCCGGCGGATGAGCCCCGAGTACCGGATCCGTTTCGAATTGCCGCCCGACTTCCGGGAGATCCCGGTCGGGGCGGACCTGGCCGAGCTCACCGACGACCTGCGCGGGCGGATCGGCGAGGACCGGGTCGAGGACACCGATCCCGTCCTGCTGAAGCAGCTGCTGATCGGTTACCGGCGGACGTCCTGGCAGCTCGCGGAGACCGGCGCGTACTACGCGGCCTCCTGCTTCGGGCTGATCGACGAGGGCCGTCCGTCCGCCGCCTCGCTGCTGATCTCCCATCAGGAGGTGGACTGCTCCGATCCGGAGACCGCCGTAGCGGGGATCATCGAGATCCGCCGACGTGGCTCCGACCGACGGCAGCTTCAGCGGTACGAACTGCCCTGCGGTCCCGCCGCCGTGGAGATCGAGCTGGACGAGCCGCTGATGGTCCCCGCCGCTGTCTCGCCGACCGGCGCCGACGTGCCGATCCCGGTGGCCACCCTGCAGGCGTGGATCCCGGTGCCGGCCGAGGCCGACCCGACCCGCCGGAGTCTGACGGTGGTGACCTTCAGTACGCCCTCGGTGCAGGACTGGGAGACGTACTGCCCGGTGGTGGTGGAGCTGCTGCGCACGGTCTCCTTCGATGCCGCGGCCTGACGCACCCGCCGGTAAAGGGGCTGCCGGTGGGTCGTCCGAGGTGCGAGAATGATCGGCGCTATGGCTAAAGAAACCGGAAAGAAGCTGATCGCGCAGAACAAGAAGGCGCGACACGAGTACACCATCCTCGACACGTACGAATGCGGTCTGGTGCTGACCGGCACCGAGGTCAAGTCGCTCCGCGAGGGGCGGGCCAACCTGGTGGACGGCTACGCCTACGTCCAGGCGCGTGAGGTGTGGATCGACAACGTGTTCATCCCCGAGTACACCCAGGGGACCTGGACCAACCACTCGGCGCGGCGGAAGCGCAAGCTGCTGCTGCACCGGATGGAGATCCACAAGATCGAGTCGAAGACCAAGGAGACCGGCCACACCCTGGTGCCGCTCTCGCTGTACTTCAAGGACGGCCGGGTGAAGCTCGAACTGGCCCTCGCGGTCGGCAAGAAGCTGCACGACAAGCGGCAGACCCTGCGTGAGAAGCAGGACCGCCGTGAGACGGACCGGGCGGTCGCGGCGGTCCGCCGCCGCCAGCAGGGTTAATCTGCTTGGCCAGGCCGGTCGCTGCGCGTAGTATGGGCGCAGCACCAACCGGAGGGTCCGCCCGCCGGGAGCTGTTTCTCAACAAAACATGGGGATGATCGGTTTCGACAGGGGAAGTCGAAACAGGAGAAGCGAGCCGAGGAACGCGGCAATGATCTCGTTAACCATCTGCCGCAAAACAATAATCGCCAACTCTAAGCGCGATGCCCAGCAGTTCGCTCTCGCTGCCTAAGCGAAAGTGAACGGGTGTCAGACCGGGGAGTTCCCGACCCGGACCCTGGCATAATTTAGGGAACTCAACCTTCCACCCCGGTCACGGGGGTCGGCGGGGAAATCAAACAGTGACTGGGCCTGTTGGCGGCTTGTCCGCGTGACTGCCAGGGCCGAGAAACTCACAGCGGACTGCGCTCGGAGAAGTCCTGAATCCACTCCACTGGACCCGGGTTCGATTCCCGGCATCTCCACCACCCCATGTGTATCGAAGGCCACCCTCCACACCGGAGGGTGGCCTTCGTGCTTCCCGGCCTCGCACGTACTGTCAGGCGGCCCCGGTCAGCTCTGCAGTCGCCACTGCTGGTTCGACCCGCCCGAGCAGCTCCACAGCTGGATCTTCGTACCGTTGGCCGTGGCCACTCCGGTCGCGTCCAGGCACAGCCCCGACTGGACTCCGGTGATCGTGCCGTTGGAGTTGACGGTCCACTGCTGGTTGGTCTGGCCGTTGCAGTCCCAGATCACCACGGCGGTGCCGTTCGCGGTGCCCTTACCGGACGCGTCCAGGCACTTGTTGCCGTAGATCGTGAGCTGCTTGCCCGCGGTGTAGGTCCACTGCTGGCCGGCGGCGCCGTTGCAGTCCCACAGCTGGGCCTGGGTGCCGTTGGTGGTGGTGGAGTTGTTGATGTCGACGCACCGGCCGGACTGCTGCCCCACGAGCCGCTGGGCGGTGGGCGTCGGAGTGGGAGGGGTGCTCGAGTCGAACTGGCTGAAGAACTTCCACACCTCGCCCGAGGTCCAGGTGCGCCAGCCGTCACCGGTGGAGCCGTCGATCGGGCCGGGGTCGTGGCCCGCTCCGTCGAAGGCCGCCCAGACCACGGGATATCCGGCGCGGCAGCCGGAGTAGGTGGTGACGATGTGGGTCAGGCTGCCGTTCGCCGGCTCCGGCGGGTTCTGCGCGGTGCAGCCGTTGTTCCGGACGAAGGTGTCCCGGAGCGAGCGGCCCGAGGCGATGGGCAGGACGTTGTCCCGGAGGCCGTGCAGGCCCATGTACGCGATCGGCTGCGTTCCGCCGGCACACCCGCTGAGGTTCGCGCCGGCGTAGACCGCGACCGCCCGGAAGACGGTCGGCCGGGCGCAGGCGAGCGCGTACGACATGGCGCCGCCGTAGCTGAAGCCGGCGGCGAACAGCTGCGTGCTGTCGACGCAGAGCCCCGCCTCGAGCTGGCGGGTCAGGTCGTCGACGAGGGTCACGTCCTGGCCGTTGTTGTTGGCCCAGCCGTTGTCGAAGCCCTGGGGGGCGACGAAGATGGTGCCGTTGTTCGCGCCGTCCGCCAGTCGCCGGAGGCCGTAGTAGGACCAGTTGTATCCGTCGGTTCCGCCCGAGTCGACGTCGTTCGCGGTGCCGCCCCGCCAGTGGAACCCGAAGACCAGGCGGTAGGGGCGGTTGCTGTCGTAGTTGGCGGGGACCCTGAGGATGTAGCTGCGGTTCTGGCCGCTGCTCTGGATCGTGTGGGCGCCGCTGCTCAGCGTCGGGGCCTTGCCGCAGCCGGCGGTCGGCGCGGCGGCCGCACTGACGGCCGCGGGTGCGGCGGTCACGCCGGGGGTCTGGCTCTGTGCGGTGCCGGTCCCGGCGATCCCGAGCACGAGGAGCGCGGCGGCGGTGACGGACGCTAAGAAGGTGGTGGGCTTCATCGGGTCGTCCTTCGTTGTGGGGGAGGGGCGCGACCCCGGGCCGATGGGTGGCAGCCGAGGGGTCGGAGGTGACGGCGGGTCAGCCGTTCGGCGGGCTTCTGACGTTCACGCAGGTCTCCTGGCGGGGGCGGCAGCCAAGTGCGACACGCACAAGTCATGTGAGCGTTAACACGCCGCCCCGTGGGAAAGGGCGGCGGTTGTCGTCGGAATGACGGCAGCGTGCTCCCCTGCGCGTGCACTGTCAACCCTTCTCACACCCGGAGGCGGCGGAGAGAAATAGCCCAACGGGGCGATGGAAATCCGTGGCGGCCGAGGCCATCCTGTTCCCCGGCGGCCTGATCGACCCGCTCGGCTGCCCTCACAACGCCGCCGTCCGTCGGGTGAGAGGACGGTTCCTCCGGCGTCACAGGCCACAACGAGGGCGAAATCACCGCCTCCTAACGTCAGTTGGCACAGGGCACCGGCAGGCAAGGGGAGCGCGATGGGCACGGACACGGCAGCGCAGGGCAGAGCGGGCGGTCGCTGGATCCAGGAATGGCAGCCGGAGGACGCCGGCTTCTGGGAGCGGACCGGACGGAAGACCGCGAACCGCAATCTGGTGTTCTCGATCATCTCCGAGCACATCGGTTTCTCGATCTGGAGCCTCTGGTCGGTGATGGTCCTCTTCATGGGGCCGAAGTACGGCGTGGACCCGGCCGGCAAGTTCTTCCTGGTCGCGGTGCCCACCCTGGTCGGCGCGTTCGTCCGGATCCCGTACACCGTCGCGGTGGCCCGGTTCGGCGGGCGGAACTGGACCGTGATCGCGGCGCTCCTGCTGCTGCTGCCGACCCTGGCGGCCGCGTACGTCATGCACCCCGGGACCTCGTACACCACCTTCATGCTGGTGGCGGCGCTGACCGGGCTCGGCGGCGGCAACTTCGCCTCCTCGATGACCAACATCAACGCCTTCTTCCCGCAGCACCGGAAGGGCTGGGCGCTCGGCCTGAACGCGGGCGGCGGCAACATCGGCGTCCCGGTGATCCAGCTGGTCGCGCTCGGCGTGATCACCTGGGCCGGGGCCACCCACCCGCGGCTGGTGCTGGGCATCTACCTGCCGCTGATCATCGTCTCGGTGACCTGCGCGGCGCTGTTCATGGACAACCTGGCGCCGATGAAGAACGACACCGGTGCGCTGGCCGAGATCGTGAAGCAGAAGCACACCTGGCTGATGTCCGTCCTCTACATCGGCACCTTCGGCTCCTTCATCGGCTTCAGCTTCGCCTTCGGTCTGGTGCTGCAGAACCAGTTCGGCCGCACCCCGCTGCAGGCCGCCCAGCTGACCTTCGTCGGCCCGCTGCTCGGCTCGCTGATCCGGCCGGTCGGCGGCTGGCTGGCGGACCGGCTCGGCGGTGCCCGGATCACCCTGTGGAACTTCGCCGCGATGGCGGTCGCCGCCGGGGTGGTCACGTACGCCTCCTCGATCAAGTCGCTGCCGGTCTTCCTGACCGGTTTCATCGCCCTGTTCGTCTTCGCCGGACTGGGCAACGGCTCCACGTACAAGATGATCCCGGTGATCTTCGAGGCCAAGGCGCAGGACCGGATCGCCCAGCTCGGCGACACCGTCGAGCAGGCCGCCGCCTGGTCCCGCCGGATGTCCGGCGCGGCGGTCGGCGTGATCGGCGCGGTCGGGGCGCTCGGCGGCCTGTTCATCAACCTGGCGTTCCGGCAGTCCTTCCTGGTGGCCAAGACCGGTACGCCGGCCTTCGTCTCCTTCCTGGTGGCGTACGCGGTCTGCTTCGCGCTCACCTGGGTGGTGTACCTGCGCCGGCCGAGCGCCGCCCCCGGCGAGGCGGTACCGAGCCCCGCGCTGGCCCGGGCCTGACCTGGGGCCTGCTCCGCGACCGGCCGTCCACCCCTTGGACGGCCGGTCCGACCTGCGAAACAAGCCGGAAATCGGACCGACCCCGCTGCGACACCGCCGGGGGAGACGATTTCCGTCCACCCACCCTTTCGGCCTGCCGCAGCCGTGAGGGGCACCACCGAAGGACCAACAGCCATGGACGATCTGACGAGCAGTCGCCCCACCGACCGCACCGAACCGGTACCGCCACTGGCCGGGTTCACCATCGGCATCACCGCCGCCCGGCGGGCCGACGAACTCGCCGCGCTGCTCCAGCGCCGGGGCGCCGCCGTGCTGCGGGCCCCCGCCCTGCGGATCGTGCCGCTCACCGACGACACCGAACTGCTCGCCGCCACCCGCGCGTTGGTCGCCGACCCGCCGGACATCGCGGTGGCCACCACCGGCATCGGCTTCCGGGGCTGGATCGAGGCCGCCGAGGGCTGGGGGCTCGGCGACGACCTGATCGACCGTCTTGGCAAGGCCGTGGTGCTGGCCCGCGGCCCCAAGGCCAAGGGCGCGATCCGGGCCGCCGGCCTGCGCGAGGAGTGGTCGCCCGAGTCGGAGTCCTCGGTCGAGGTGCTCGAACGGCTGCTGGAGCAGGGCGTGGACGGTCGGCGGATCGCCGTCCAGCTGCACGGCGCCCCGCTGCGGGACTTCGTCGAGTCGCTGAAGGCGGCCGGCGCGGAGGTGGTGGAGGTCCCCGTCTACCGCTGGCTGCCGCCCGCCGACCTGAACCCGCTGGACCGACTGCTGGACGCCTGCTGCGCGGGCGCCCTGGACGCGGTCACCTTCACCAGCGCCCCCGCCGCGATCAGCCTGCTCGACCGGGCCGAACAGCGCGGCCTGACCGCCGAGTTGCTGCACGCACTGCGCCGGGACGTGCTGCCGGTCTGCGTCGGCCCGGTGACGGCGGCCCCGCTGGAGGAACTCGACGTCGCCACCGTCTGGCCGGAACGGATGCGGCTCGGCGCGATGGTCCAGACGCTCACCGCCCAGCTGCCGGGCCGCGCGCGACGGCTCTCGGTGGCCGGGCACCTGCTGGAACTGCGCGGCCAGGCCGTGCTGGTGGACGGCGAGCTGCGACCCGTACCGCCGGCCGGGATGGCCCTGCTCCGCGCGCTCGCGAAGCGGCCGGGGTGGGTGGTGCCGCGGGCCGAGCTGCTGCGGGCGCTGCCGGGGAGCGGGAACGACGAGCATGCGGTGGAGACGGCGATGGCGCGGCTGCGCTCCGCGCTCGGCGCCCCGCGCCTGGTGGCCACCGTCGTCAAGCGGGGGTACCGGCTGGCGCTCGACCCGGTCGCGGACCCGGGGGAGAAGTACGGCGCGGCGTAGCTGAGGCGGGCCCCGCAGGGGCTCGGGGAACGGCGACGGTTCGTGGCTGGTGGGTATCACTGCGAAAGTGCCTGACCATTTACGGACGGATCACCTTTTTCGAGGTCGGCGTCGCAGTTCCCCGAGCCCCTGTTGTGGTCGCCCATGTGCCTTGGGGCGTAGGATCATCCGTCCGTCTCTTTTCCGAGGTCCTTCGCCGCACCCCCCGAGGCCATGCACAGCAGCTCTGACTCAGACACCATCCGCGACCGCGAGATCGCGGGCGAACAGCGCCATCTCGACACGGTGTACCACCGGCTGGAGGAGAAGCTCGCCGAGGCCGAGTACATCCTGGAGGACGCCGCCAAGCGCGTGCAGGTCGGTACGCCCGGCGCGCTCGCCGAGCGCGATGCCCAGGTGTACCGCGCGGGCGCGCACCTGCACCGGCTCAACGCCGAGTTCGAGGACTTCCTGTTCGGCCGGATCGACCTCCAGCAGGCCGACGCTCCGGAGGAACACGGCATCCCGTCGCAGACCCCGCTCGACCCGGCCGACCCGGCCGTCGCCGAGACGTTGCACATCGGGCGGCTCGGCGTGCTCGACGCCGAGTTCGGGCCGCTGGTGATCGACTGGCGGGCGCCGGCCGCCGCGCCGTTCTACCGGTCCACCCCGCTGGAGCCGGGCCGGGTGATCCGACGGCGGGTCATCCGGTCGAAGGGCCGCAAGGTGCTCGGGGTCGAGGACGACCTGCTGCGCCCGGACCTGACGCCGACCCTGGACGGCCAGGAGCTGGCGGTGGTCGGCGACGGTGCGCTGATGGCCTCGCTCGGCCGGGCCCGCAGCCACTCGATGCGCGACATCGTCTCCTCGATCCAGCGCGAGCAGGACGAGGTGATCCGGGCCCCCGCGCCGGGCGCCACCCTGGTGACCGGTGGTCCCGGTACCGGGAAGACGGCGGTCGCGCTGCACCGGGCCGCGTTCCTGCTCTACCAGGACCGCCGTCGGTACGCTGGCGGCATCCTGGTGGTCAGCCCGACCGCGCTGCTGGTCTCGTACACCGAGGGCGTGCTGCCCTCGCTGGGCGAGGAGGGCCAGGTCGCGATCCGGGCCGTCGGCAGTCTGGTGGACGGCATCGAGGCGGGCCGGTACGACACGCCCGAGGCCGCGCACGTGAAGGGCTCGGCCCGGATGGTGACGCTGCTGCGCCGGGCGGCCAAGGCCGCGCTGGAGCTGGGCGCGCCGACCGAGCTGAAGGTGTTCGCCAAGGGCGAGGCGCTCCGGCTGGACGCCAACAAGCTCCGTACGGTGCGCGGCAACGTGATCGGCAGCGGCGGCACGCCGCTCAACCTGCTGCGCCCGCGGGCCAGGCGGCTGCTGCTGGACGCGCTCTGGCAGGAGGCGATCAGGCACCAGCCGCGCCCGAGCGACCACTACGCCAGGGAGCAGCGCCAGGAGGAGAAGGAGGCCTTCGACGAGTACGTCTCCGACGAGGCGGTCTTCCTGGACTTCCTGGACGCCTGGTGGCCCGCCCTGACGCCCCGTCGGGTGCTGGCCAC
This genomic interval from Kitasatospora gansuensis contains the following:
- a CDS encoding HelD family protein, with amino-acid sequence MHSSSDSDTIRDREIAGEQRHLDTVYHRLEEKLAEAEYILEDAAKRVQVGTPGALAERDAQVYRAGAHLHRLNAEFEDFLFGRIDLQQADAPEEHGIPSQTPLDPADPAVAETLHIGRLGVLDAEFGPLVIDWRAPAAAPFYRSTPLEPGRVIRRRVIRSKGRKVLGVEDDLLRPDLTPTLDGQELAVVGDGALMASLGRARSHSMRDIVSSIQREQDEVIRAPAPGATLVTGGPGTGKTAVALHRAAFLLYQDRRRYAGGILVVSPTALLVSYTEGVLPSLGEEGQVAIRAVGSLVDGIEAGRYDTPEAAHVKGSARMVTLLRRAAKAALELGAPTELKVFAKGEALRLDANKLRTVRGNVIGSGGTPLNLLRPRARRLLLDALWQEAIRHQPRPSDHYAREQRQEEKEAFDEYVSDEAVFLDFLDAWWPALTPRRVLATLKQSRHTNRIARRAVTPDEARLLASSLSGLTDRGEGPLSAHDVAMVDELQLLLGEAARRVVREVDAVDMLTGLDEVTTYADRSSRQRDRVPVERVEYAHVIVDEAQDLTPMQWRMVGRRSRMATWTIVGDPAQSSWPFPQEAQAAMDEVLAGKPRRRHTLTVNYRNPSEIAEVAAKVLALAAPGTPSPTAVRSTGLAPRFAAAASADPAVFAAAARAELTRLLAEVDGTVAVVVPMDRRAEAAGWIEGLGERAVALGSLEAKGLEYDATVVADPVGIAGESEAGLRVLYVALTRATQRLTVLSGPDDLPDVDGVPALLR
- a CDS encoding S41 family peptidase, which produces MPVTLRSGVRQGAMLSLVFGAVLLGGAMTGAWSEPPEYAQLATSSDALAGRPLAGAELSRQQAEQLLAGGGDPWAAYYSQEAYTDLTQGRYHGVGLSVRRTPDGVTTVAQVTPAGPAEQAGIAVGDQLLRIDGTPADRLPVTEVVAGLRGAAGSTVALALRGPGGEERELTLRRAELAARDVTVDHPRAGVVRIAVHGFTAGVAEQVRTAVQGARGVLLDLRGNSGGLVDEAAATAALFLDGGPVGSYLEHGERRQLTAAPGGDTGTPLVVLVDGGTMSAAELLAGALQDRSRAVLVGSRTFGKGTVQQPSRLADGAVLELTVGRYFTPAGRSPDGTGLTPDVPRPAGATPTDTLRLADTVLSGLGRK
- a CDS encoding ricin-type beta-trefoil lectin domain protein; its protein translation is MKPTTFLASVTAAALLVLGIAGTGTAQSQTPGVTAAPAAVSAAAAPTAGCGKAPTLSSGAHTIQSSGQNRSYILRVPANYDSNRPYRLVFGFHWRGGTANDVDSGGTDGYNWSYYGLRRLADGANNGTIFVAPQGFDNGWANNNGQDVTLVDDLTRQLEAGLCVDSTQLFAAGFSYGGAMSYALACARPTVFRAVAVYAGANLSGCAGGTQPIAYMGLHGLRDNVLPIASGRSLRDTFVRNNGCTAQNPPEPANGSLTHIVTTYSGCRAGYPVVWAAFDGAGHDPGPIDGSTGDGWRTWTSGEVWKFFSQFDSSTPPTPTPTAQRLVGQQSGRCVDINNSTTTNGTQAQLWDCNGAAGQQWTYTAGKQLTIYGNKCLDASGKGTANGTAVVIWDCNGQTNQQWTVNSNGTITGVQSGLCLDATGVATANGTKIQLWSCSGGSNQQWRLQS
- a CDS encoding nitrate/nitrite transporter; amino-acid sequence: MGTDTAAQGRAGGRWIQEWQPEDAGFWERTGRKTANRNLVFSIISEHIGFSIWSLWSVMVLFMGPKYGVDPAGKFFLVAVPTLVGAFVRIPYTVAVARFGGRNWTVIAALLLLLPTLAAAYVMHPGTSYTTFMLVAALTGLGGGNFASSMTNINAFFPQHRKGWALGLNAGGGNIGVPVIQLVALGVITWAGATHPRLVLGIYLPLIIVSVTCAALFMDNLAPMKNDTGALAEIVKQKHTWLMSVLYIGTFGSFIGFSFAFGLVLQNQFGRTPLQAAQLTFVGPLLGSLIRPVGGWLADRLGGARITLWNFAAMAVAAGVVTYASSIKSLPVFLTGFIALFVFAGLGNGSTYKMIPVIFEAKAQDRIAQLGDTVEQAAAWSRRMSGAAVGVIGAVGALGGLFINLAFRQSFLVAKTGTPAFVSFLVAYAVCFALTWVVYLRRPSAAPGEAVPSPALARA
- a CDS encoding uroporphyrinogen-III synthase, with protein sequence MDDLTSSRPTDRTEPVPPLAGFTIGITAARRADELAALLQRRGAAVLRAPALRIVPLTDDTELLAATRALVADPPDIAVATTGIGFRGWIEAAEGWGLGDDLIDRLGKAVVLARGPKAKGAIRAAGLREEWSPESESSVEVLERLLEQGVDGRRIAVQLHGAPLRDFVESLKAAGAEVVEVPVYRWLPPADLNPLDRLLDACCAGALDAVTFTSAPAAISLLDRAEQRGLTAELLHALRRDVLPVCVGPVTAAPLEELDVATVWPERMRLGAMVQTLTAQLPGRARRLSVAGHLLELRGQAVLVDGELRPVPPAGMALLRALAKRPGWVVPRAELLRALPGSGNDEHAVETAMARLRSALGAPRLVATVVKRGYRLALDPVADPGEKYGAA
- the smpB gene encoding SsrA-binding protein SmpB, coding for MAKETGKKLIAQNKKARHEYTILDTYECGLVLTGTEVKSLREGRANLVDGYAYVQAREVWIDNVFIPEYTQGTWTNHSARRKRKLLLHRMEIHKIESKTKETGHTLVPLSLYFKDGRVKLELALAVGKKLHDKRQTLREKQDRRETDRAVAAVRRRQQG